The proteins below are encoded in one region of Peribacillus muralis:
- a CDS encoding peptide ABC transporter substrate-binding protein, with translation MKKSKFSVLALLMAIMLILAACNGGSKETSKENEGGSGDSSKEKVLNVNNSSEPGSLHPANAQGTHESWILEHTFEGLTKKTEEGKIVPGNAESWKISEDGLKWTFKLKEGLKWSNGDPLTAHDFEYAWKYALKPETAADYAYQLYYLKGGEAYNSKKGKEEDVGVKATDDLTLEVTLEKPTPYFLDLTSFYTFYPIDKKVQEENPKWALDAKTHVSNGPFKLTEWKHKESLKIEKNENYYDKDKIKLDAVNFALIEDENTAWQMYQSGELDLAYPLPVDIQGQMVNSDDKEFKMGKELAVYYYNFNTKVKPFNNAKVRKALSMAIERQKITDNVAQGGQKPAFGVVPPGIPDASGDFQENTGDLFKEDVTEAKKLLKEGLAEEGMKKLPDFSILYNTLDSHKKIAEAVQGMWRDNLGVEVTLENAEFQVKLDREKAGDFEISRAGWVGDYVDPMTFMLWETDGAYNDAGWSNKEYDKLLNEAKSTMEPKERMDALHKAEKVMIDEMPILPVYFYTKPYMVKSNVTGVYAPINAYPNFVYADKK, from the coding sequence TTGAAAAAGTCTAAATTTTCAGTGCTTGCTCTACTAATGGCCATCATGCTTATTCTAGCGGCATGCAATGGCGGTTCGAAGGAAACTTCGAAAGAAAATGAGGGCGGGTCGGGTGACTCATCCAAAGAAAAAGTGCTAAACGTGAACAACTCGAGTGAACCTGGTTCGCTACATCCGGCAAACGCACAAGGAACTCATGAATCATGGATCCTTGAACATACGTTTGAAGGTCTGACAAAGAAAACAGAAGAAGGTAAAATCGTTCCAGGAAATGCAGAATCATGGAAAATCAGTGAAGATGGATTAAAATGGACTTTTAAATTGAAAGAAGGCTTGAAATGGTCTAATGGCGATCCGCTTACAGCGCATGATTTCGAATATGCTTGGAAGTATGCTTTGAAACCGGAAACAGCTGCTGACTATGCATACCAGCTTTACTACCTTAAAGGCGGGGAAGCTTACAACAGCAAAAAAGGCAAGGAAGAGGATGTAGGCGTTAAAGCGACAGACGACTTGACTCTTGAGGTTACTTTGGAAAAACCGACACCTTATTTCCTTGATTTGACTTCCTTCTATACTTTCTATCCAATCGATAAAAAGGTACAGGAAGAAAACCCTAAATGGGCATTGGATGCAAAAACACACGTATCGAATGGTCCATTCAAGTTAACGGAGTGGAAACATAAAGAAAGTCTGAAAATTGAGAAGAATGAAAACTACTACGATAAAGACAAAATCAAATTGGATGCGGTCAACTTCGCTCTAATTGAAGATGAAAATACGGCATGGCAAATGTATCAGAGCGGCGAATTGGACCTCGCTTATCCACTTCCTGTAGATATTCAAGGTCAAATGGTCAATTCTGATGACAAAGAATTCAAAATGGGCAAAGAACTTGCTGTATACTACTACAATTTCAATACAAAAGTGAAACCTTTCAATAATGCTAAAGTAAGGAAAGCATTATCGATGGCAATCGAGCGTCAAAAAATCACGGATAACGTTGCTCAAGGCGGACAAAAGCCTGCATTCGGCGTAGTCCCTCCGGGTATTCCTGATGCATCTGGAGATTTCCAGGAGAATACAGGTGACTTGTTTAAGGAAGATGTTACCGAAGCTAAGAAATTGTTAAAAGAAGGACTAGCTGAAGAAGGTATGAAAAAATTACCTGACTTCTCAATCTTGTACAATACTTTAGATTCACACAAGAAAATTGCTGAAGCGGTTCAAGGAATGTGGCGTGATAACCTGGGTGTCGAAGTTACCCTTGAAAATGCAGAATTCCAAGTTAAGCTTGACCGTGAAAAAGCTGGTGACTTTGAAATTTCCCGTGCAGGATGGGTTGGTGACTATGTTGACCCAATGACTTTCATGCTTTGGGAAACGGACGGCGCCTATAATGATGCAGGTTGGTCAAACAAAGAATACGATAAGTTATTAAATGAGGCAAAATCTACAATGGAACCAAAAGAACGCATGGATGCTTTGCATAAAGCAGAGAAAGTCATGATTGATGAAATGCCGATCCTTCCGGTTTACTTCTACACAAAACCATATATGGTTAAATCTAATGTTACTGGTGTTTATGCACCGATTAACGCTTATCCGAACTTTGTTTACGCGGATAAAAAATAA
- a CDS encoding HNH endonuclease domain-containing protein, whose translation MSGQLCYKAKKSKKGVKPNSNEYQIDHVFPKKKGGTNSFKNAQVLTRKENRDKSDKIESKKRRNKY comes from the coding sequence ATGTCAGGTCAGTTATGTTACAAAGCTAAAAAAAGTAAAAAAGGAGTTAAACCTAATTCAAATGAATATCAAATTGATCATGTTTTCCCTAAAAAGAAAGGAGGCACTAATAGTTTTAAAAATGCACAAGTCTTAACAAGAAAAGAAAATAGGGATAAATCTGATAAAATAGAGTCGAAGAAAAGGAGGAATAAGTATTGA
- a CDS encoding DMT family transporter — translation MGAYYVVVMVLVIPRIGITPVLVGVIVGQILIGTIIDILV, via the coding sequence TTGGGGGCATACTATGTCGTTGTGATGGTTTTGGTCATTCCTCGGATTGGAATTACGCCTGTATTGGTCGGGGTTATCGTAGGACAAATACTAATCGGGACAATCATTGACATTTTGGTTTAA
- a CDS encoding immunity 53 family protein: protein MNTLKWLENWFVQNCDGEWEHHNGIKVLTLDNPGWLIEIDLEGTVCEEKFFKDFKLEKSDEDWIFCKVRDNKFFGYGSVNNLTVILEVFRNWVKLVEGF from the coding sequence ATGAATACACTAAAATGGCTTGAAAACTGGTTTGTGCAAAATTGTGATGGAGAGTGGGAACATCATAACGGTATTAAAGTATTGACCTTAGACAATCCTGGTTGGTTAATTGAAATTGATCTTGAAGGGACAGTATGTGAAGAGAAGTTTTTTAAGGATTTTAAACTCGAAAAATCTGATGAAGATTGGATTTTTTGTAAAGTAAGAGATAATAAATTTTTCGGGTATGGTAGTGTTAATAATTTGACGGTTATATTAGAAGTATTCAGAAATTGGGTGAAATTAGTTGAGGGTTTTTGA
- a CDS encoding Imm26 family immunity protein: MKIKKKRVKVGNVYAIPLPDKKYAFGKVYKDACIGIYKEIGNTMEELPKKEEFDFIVGVYQDVLKSRKWLLVDYREFPSEEEAWPPEMSVYDTMAGTYSIYYKGEISPSTEKKCRDLEEAAVWEEEHIIDRIMGDDKWNWD; the protein is encoded by the coding sequence ATGAAAATAAAAAAGAAGCGCGTAAAAGTTGGAAATGTGTATGCTATTCCTCTACCAGACAAAAAGTATGCATTTGGAAAAGTCTATAAGGATGCCTGTATTGGCATATATAAAGAGATAGGTAACACAATGGAAGAACTTCCAAAAAAAGAAGAATTTGATTTTATTGTAGGAGTATATCAAGATGTACTAAAATCTAGAAAATGGCTACTTGTTGATTATCGAGAATTTCCATCTGAAGAGGAAGCATGGCCACCCGAAATGAGTGTTTATGACACCATGGCTGGGACCTATTCTATCTATTACAAAGGAGAAATTTCACCATCTACTGAAAAAAAATGTAGAGATTTAGAAGAAGCTGCAGTATGGGAGGAAGAACATATTATTGATAGAATCATGGGCGATGACAAGTGGAATTGGGATTAA
- a CDS encoding DUF2750 domain-containing protein: protein MNNKEVELVKKLPAPKRYEYFIKKVADFEEVWGLFNGGWAISKDDVGNYLMPFWPKKEFANLCALGDWENYQAEPIELDEFIQGWLPGLKEDGIRPSIFWNNADSAVLEIDLLILDLEEELKKY from the coding sequence TTGAATAACAAAGAGGTTGAATTAGTTAAAAAACTACCTGCTCCAAAAAGATATGAGTACTTTATAAAGAAAGTAGCTGACTTTGAGGAGGTATGGGGATTGTTCAATGGTGGGTGGGCAATCTCAAAAGATGATGTTGGAAATTATTTAATGCCCTTTTGGCCGAAAAAAGAATTTGCAAATTTATGTGCATTGGGTGATTGGGAGAATTATCAAGCTGAACCAATAGAACTTGATGAATTTATTCAGGGTTGGTTACCAGGATTGAAGGAAGATGGTATTAGACCTTCAATATTTTGGAACAATGCAGATTCTGCAGTATTAGAAATTGATCTATTAATTTTAGATTTAGAAGAAGAGTTAAAGAAATATTAA
- a CDS encoding Imm26 family immunity protein, which yields MEYLIKIKSGKNILKLQKGSLDKLKVKKKRVKIGNVYAIPLPDKKYAFGKVYKDACIGIYKEIGNTMEELPKKEEFDFIVGVYQDILKSGKWALVDYREFPSEEEAWPPEMSVYDIIAGTYSIYYKGEISPSTEEKCRDLEQAAVWEEEHIIDRIMGDDKWNWD from the coding sequence ATGGAATATCTGATTAAAATAAAAAGCGGAAAAAATATATTAAAGCTGCAAAAAGGGAGTTTAGATAAATTGAAAGTTAAAAAGAAACGCGTGAAAATTGGTAATGTTTATGCTATTCCTCTACCAGACAAAAAGTATGCATTTGGAAAAGTCTATAAGGATGCCTGTATTGGCATATATAAAGAAATAGGTAACACAATGGAAGAACTTCCAAAAAAAGAAGAATTTGATTTTATTGTCGGAGTGTATCAAGATATACTGAAATCAGGAAAATGGGCACTTGTTGATTATCGAGAATTTCCTTCTGAAGAGGAAGCATGGCCACCAGAAATGAGTGTGTACGACATTATTGCTGGGACCTATTCTATCTATTACAAAGGAGAAATTTCACCATCTACTGAAGAAAAATGTAGAGATTTAGAACAAGCTGCAGTATGGGAGGAAGAACATATTATTGATAGAATCATGGGCGATGACAAGTGGAATTGGGATTAA